One Setaria viridis chromosome 5, Setaria_viridis_v4.0, whole genome shotgun sequence genomic region harbors:
- the LOC117854999 gene encoding importin subunit alpha-1b: MSLRPSERAELRRSSFKPSADLDERRRRRVGFTVDIRKRSRDSALQKTRRAAAGGEAAPLARSQQPSPVPETRLGSIPAQLAEGLLSGDISVQVEAVREFRKLLSIENPPTEEVVSSGLVPVFIQLLSREGCPELQFEVEQVLTTIALRTADDTIAMLIFVKLLSSPSEDVREQVVWALGKMASNTTICRGLILAHGALFPVLQQFCGHAKLSMLHKASWALLNICHGLSQADFEHVKPALPVLRQLIHSQDVEVLSNACRALSYLSDGGNDNIQAVIEAGACPQLVELLNHSSPSVLIPVLHVIGNIVSRDDAQIQCIIDLQALPYLLNLLTTNRNKGIKPEVCRIISNIMAGNKEQIQSVINGNMVGPLVHLMHTAEFGVRYEAAWAIANAASGGTHDQKRYLVSQGCIKAFCDLLSYSDTSILMVCLEGLDDILKAGEADKSPWGCNVNMYVQMIEDNEWLDKIENLQNHDNSRIVEMAACLLESYWSNEDKAMPMPWDDPASWLAEDNTPNFSFFDGPGDCDFG, from the exons ATGTCGCTGCGACCGAGCGAGCGGGCGGAGCTGCGCCGGAGCAGCTTCAAGCCGTCGGCGGACTTGgacgagaggcggcggcggcgcgtgggctTCACGGTCGACATCCGCAAGAGAAGCCGCGACAGCGCGCTCCAGAagacccgccgcgccgccgcgggcggggaGGCGGCCCCGCTCGCGCGGTCTCAGCAGCCGTCGCCGGTCCCCGAGACGAGG TTGGGGAGTATCCCGGCGCAGTTGGCAGAAGGGTTGCTCTCGGGAGACATCAGCGTGCAGGTGGAGGCCGTCAGGGAGTTCAGGAAGCTGCTCTCGATCG AGAACCCCCCGACCGAAGAGGTGGTCAGCTCTGGACTGGTGCCTGTCTTTATACAGTTGCTTTCTAGGGAGGGCTGCCCTGAGCTCCAG TTTGAGGTAGAGCAGGTTCTCACCACTATTGCTTTGCGCACAGCAGATGATACTATTGCCATGCTTATCTTTGTGAAGCTTCTCAGCTCACCAAGTGAGGATGTCCGTGAACAG GTGGTGTGGGCCCTGGGAAAAATGGCTAGTAACACCACAATATGCCGTGGCCTGATACTTGCACATGGTGCACTCTTCCCTGTGCTTCAGCAGTTCTGCGGACATGCCAAACTCTCAATGCTGCACAAGGCCAGCTGGGCCCTCTTAAACATCTGCCATGGCTTGTCACAGGCCGACTTTGAGCAT GTGAAGCCAGCACTCCCAGTATTGCGACAACTCATTCACTCTCAAGATGTTGAGGTCCTAAGTAATGCATGCAGGGCCCTTTCTTACTTGTCTGATGGTGGTAATGACAATATCCAAGCTGTGATTGAAGCTGGAGCATGCCCTCAGCTTGTTGAGCTCCTTAA ccATTCTTCACCTTCGGTGCTCATTCCTGTGCTGCATGTGATTGGTAACATTGTCAGTAGGGATGATGCCCAGATTCAG TGTATCATTGATCTTCAAGCACTTCCCTATCTTTTGAATCTTCTGACAACAAATAGAAATAAAGGCATAAAACCTGAAGTTTGTCGAATCATCTCCAATATCATGGCTGGAAACAAGGAGCAGATTCAG AGTGTGATCAATGGGAACATGGTTGGTCCTTTGGTACATCTGATGCATACCGCTGAGTTTGGTGTCAGGTATGAAGCTGCTTGGGCAATCGCTAATGCAGCATCTGGTGGGACACATGATCAGAAAAG GTATCTTGTGAGCCAGGGTTGCATCAAGGCATTTTGTGATTTGCTTAGCTATTCTGACACTAGTATATTAATGGTTTGTTTGGAGGGCCTTGATGATATCTTGAAGGCTGGGGAGGCCGACAAGTCCCCATGGGGTTGCAATGTCAACATGTATGTGCAAATGATTGAAGATAATGAATGGCTGGACAAGATTGAGAATCTCCAGAACCATGACAACAGCAGGATAGTTGAGATGGCGGCTTGTTTGCTCGAGTCGTACTGGTCAAATGAAGATAAAGCCATGCCCATGCCCTGGGATGATCCCGCGTCATGGTTAGCGGAAGATAACACTCCTAATTTCAGTTTCTTTGATGGACCAGGGGATTGCGACTTTGGCTGA